The Mycobacterium paragordonae genome includes a region encoding these proteins:
- a CDS encoding aromatic ring-hydroxylating oxygenase subunit alpha produces MDVNWTPLEVPWAVQDADRIPKQRYYDPEFYELEKQNFWPRVWQMACRLEEIPKPGDFVEYEILDQSIIVVRLDAETVRAYHNACRHRGVKLVEGNGSRRTFVCPFHGWCWGIDGQNTFVLRADAFDEHNLDPADLALVPVRCELWGGCAWINLDDEAPSLRDCFEPFATIYDAWKVESLRTEWWQSCRLPVNWKLATAAFMEGYHVPQTHPQLLPSSQPATSKPPGLVQTSLYFMRTLGEGMAGMTHANDIRIAEGLQNIELPSNPAEAMAEWKSTLNDAVVAWHRARGCDMPDLNDLQRRGIVDAIGFCFPHYFLLPQYSSASSYRIRPLGPEETLFEIWSLTRIPPDQITAKPTPPEPMAPDDPRWPPIPAQDFSNLPRQQKGLHSKGFEFMRLSSRIEGLISNFERVIDGFLAGLPSAALVPAIQKTNTTIDVPIADLGLTREVAR; encoded by the coding sequence ATGGACGTCAACTGGACACCGCTCGAGGTGCCATGGGCGGTGCAGGACGCCGACCGAATTCCCAAGCAGCGCTACTATGATCCGGAATTCTACGAGCTGGAGAAGCAGAACTTCTGGCCGCGGGTGTGGCAGATGGCGTGCCGGCTCGAGGAGATTCCGAAACCCGGCGACTTCGTCGAATACGAGATTCTCGACCAATCCATCATCGTGGTGCGCCTGGATGCCGAGACGGTGCGGGCCTATCACAACGCGTGCCGCCACCGTGGCGTGAAGTTGGTGGAGGGCAACGGGTCCCGCCGCACTTTCGTCTGCCCTTTCCACGGTTGGTGCTGGGGCATCGACGGGCAAAATACCTTCGTGCTGCGCGCCGACGCTTTCGACGAGCACAATCTGGATCCCGCGGATCTGGCGCTGGTACCGGTCCGGTGCGAGCTGTGGGGGGGCTGCGCCTGGATCAACCTGGATGACGAGGCTCCCTCGCTGCGTGACTGTTTCGAGCCGTTCGCGACGATCTACGACGCCTGGAAGGTGGAGTCGCTACGCACCGAGTGGTGGCAATCGTGCCGTCTGCCGGTCAATTGGAAGCTCGCCACGGCGGCCTTCATGGAGGGCTATCACGTCCCGCAGACCCATCCGCAGTTGCTGCCGTCATCGCAGCCCGCGACGTCCAAGCCGCCCGGTCTGGTCCAGACGAGCCTGTATTTCATGCGCACCCTGGGCGAGGGCATGGCCGGCATGACGCACGCGAACGACATCCGCATCGCCGAAGGACTGCAGAACATCGAGCTGCCCAGCAATCCCGCCGAGGCGATGGCGGAGTGGAAGAGCACGCTCAACGATGCCGTCGTCGCGTGGCACCGGGCCCGCGGTTGTGACATGCCCGACCTCAACGATCTGCAGCGCCGCGGCATCGTCGACGCGATCGGCTTCTGTTTCCCGCACTATTTCCTGCTGCCGCAGTACAGCAGCGCCTCCTCCTACCGGATCCGTCCGCTCGGCCCGGAGGAAACCCTGTTCGAGATCTGGTCGCTCACCCGCATCCCACCGGACCAGATCACCGCCAAACCCACTCCACCGGAACCGATGGCACCCGACGACCCGCGCTGGCCGCCCATTCCCGCGCAGGACTTCTCCAACCTACCCAGACAGCAGAAGGGTCTGCACTCAAAGGGATTCGAGTTCATGCGCCTGTCCAGCCGGATCGAGGGACTGATCTCCAACTTCGAGCGCGTCATCGACGGCTTCCTGGCCGGCCTGCCCTCCGCTGCGCTGGTGCCGGCGATCCAGAAGACCAACACCACCATCGACGTGCCGATCGCCGATCTCGGTTTGACGCGGGAGGTCGCGCGATGA
- a CDS encoding acyl-CoA synthetase has protein sequence MNIADHARTAARSPALITAGGVVSFGALYDRSQRVAAALHEVGLRRGDGVALVLPNRPEFFEITWGCQLSGLYYTAVNTHFTPDEVAYVIDDSEAKAVFVDASMAALAARIREVNASVRVHLVVGGELAGWRSYEDALTTAAAPPPASDGSEMLYSSGTTGRPKAVRRPLPLDGNGSWAQAVLEMALIHKYGMKPSDVYLSPAPLYHAAGVNYTMAVNRVGAASIIMEKFDAENVLRLIETHRVTHAQFVPTMFVRMLKLPQAVRDKYDVSSLQCVIHAAAPCPVDVKHQMMDWFGPIIHEYYGGTEGFAGTTIGPHEWLAHPGSVGIPMTAVHVVGEDGAELPLGESGELYFEGGPDFEYFKDPAKTASVFNDRGWRTLGDMGYLDADGYLYLTDRSTFMIVSGGVNIYPQEVENLLIMHPKLVDAAVFGVPNEEFGEEVKAVVQPVAGVQPSSELEAELIEYCRSHLATYKCPRTIEFDAELPRDPNGKLYKRRIRDKYWQGRMSRIL, from the coding sequence GTGAACATCGCCGACCACGCGAGAACCGCCGCACGATCGCCGGCGCTCATCACCGCCGGCGGCGTGGTCTCGTTCGGAGCCTTGTACGACCGCAGTCAACGAGTCGCCGCGGCACTGCACGAAGTTGGGCTGCGCCGCGGCGACGGTGTGGCGCTGGTGCTGCCGAACCGGCCCGAGTTCTTCGAGATCACCTGGGGATGCCAGCTTTCCGGCCTCTACTACACGGCAGTGAACACCCATTTCACGCCGGACGAGGTCGCCTACGTGATCGACGACTCCGAGGCGAAGGCGGTCTTCGTCGACGCGTCGATGGCGGCCCTGGCGGCTCGCATCCGCGAGGTCAACGCCTCGGTGCGCGTACACCTGGTGGTGGGCGGCGAACTGGCGGGCTGGCGGTCCTACGAGGACGCGCTGACGACGGCGGCTGCGCCGCCACCCGCGAGCGACGGGTCGGAGATGCTGTATTCGTCGGGCACCACCGGCAGGCCGAAGGCGGTACGCCGTCCACTGCCGTTGGACGGCAACGGATCCTGGGCACAGGCGGTGCTGGAGATGGCGCTGATTCACAAATACGGGATGAAGCCGTCCGATGTGTATCTGTCCCCCGCCCCGCTCTACCACGCCGCCGGTGTCAACTACACCATGGCGGTCAATCGTGTCGGGGCGGCGTCGATCATCATGGAGAAGTTCGATGCCGAGAACGTGCTGCGGCTGATCGAGACCCACCGCGTCACACATGCACAGTTCGTGCCGACCATGTTCGTGCGGATGCTGAAACTGCCGCAAGCGGTCCGCGACAAGTACGACGTGTCCAGTCTGCAGTGCGTGATTCACGCCGCCGCCCCGTGCCCGGTCGACGTCAAGCACCAGATGATGGACTGGTTCGGGCCCATCATCCACGAGTACTACGGCGGGACCGAAGGATTCGCGGGCACCACCATCGGGCCGCATGAGTGGCTGGCCCACCCGGGTTCGGTCGGCATTCCGATGACCGCCGTGCATGTCGTCGGCGAGGACGGCGCCGAACTGCCCCTCGGCGAATCCGGCGAACTCTACTTCGAGGGCGGGCCGGACTTCGAGTATTTCAAGGACCCCGCCAAGACCGCGTCGGTGTTCAACGACCGCGGCTGGCGCACTCTCGGCGACATGGGTTACCTCGACGCGGACGGTTATCTCTACCTCACCGATCGCTCGACGTTCATGATCGTCTCCGGTGGAGTCAACATCTACCCGCAAGAGGTGGAGAACCTGTTGATCATGCACCCGAAACTCGTTGACGCCGCGGTCTTCGGGGTGCCGAACGAGGAGTTCGGCGAAGAGGTCAAGGCGGTCGTGCAACCGGTGGCAGGCGTCCAGCCCAGCTCCGAGCTGGAGGCTGAGCTGATCGAGTACTGCCGCAGCCATCTGGCCACCTACAAGTGCCCGCGCACCATCGAATTCGATGCCGAGCTTCCCCGTGACCCGAACGGCAAGCTGTACAAGCGACGCATCCGCGACAAGTACTGGCAGGGACGGATGTCCCGGATTCTATAG
- a CDS encoding enoyl-CoA hydratase/isomerase family protein has product MDLNETRERIIYEKEGPIARVTLNWPEKANAQDQKLAEEVDAALLDADRDYDIKVLVLKANGKGFCSGHAIGNNAVDYPAFVEGAKVMGTPWKPQTDLFVKPVMNLWEFSKPTIAQVHGYCVGGGTHYGLTTDIVIAAEDAYFSYPPLQGFGMPSGECSIEPWVFMNWRRAAYYLYLAEVIDAKKALEVGLVNEVVPRDQLDDRVEAIARHIAQAPMTTLLATKANLKRAWELMGMRVHWQSSNDLVALASISKDVQELIQTVFRDKVLPSEQARRQAAAAASTDGAGT; this is encoded by the coding sequence ATGGATCTCAACGAGACTCGCGAACGGATCATCTACGAGAAAGAGGGTCCGATCGCCCGCGTCACGCTGAACTGGCCGGAGAAGGCCAACGCGCAGGACCAGAAGCTGGCCGAGGAGGTCGACGCCGCGCTGCTGGACGCCGACCGCGACTACGACATCAAGGTGCTGGTCCTCAAGGCCAACGGCAAGGGCTTCTGCTCGGGACACGCCATCGGCAACAACGCCGTGGACTACCCGGCGTTCGTCGAGGGCGCGAAGGTGATGGGCACACCGTGGAAGCCGCAGACGGATCTGTTCGTCAAGCCGGTGATGAATCTGTGGGAGTTCTCCAAACCGACCATCGCGCAGGTGCACGGCTACTGCGTGGGAGGGGGCACGCACTACGGGCTGACCACCGACATCGTCATCGCGGCCGAGGACGCGTACTTCTCCTACCCGCCGCTGCAGGGATTCGGCATGCCGTCCGGTGAATGCTCGATCGAGCCCTGGGTGTTCATGAACTGGCGGCGGGCGGCCTACTACCTCTATCTCGCCGAGGTCATCGACGCCAAGAAGGCGCTGGAGGTCGGACTCGTCAACGAGGTGGTGCCCCGCGATCAACTGGACGACCGCGTCGAGGCCATCGCCCGCCACATCGCGCAGGCGCCGATGACGACGCTGCTGGCGACCAAGGCCAACCTCAAGCGGGCCTGGGAGCTGATGGGCATGCGGGTGCACTGGCAGAGCTCGAATGACCTTGTCGCCCTTGCCTCGATCAGCAAGGACGTGCAGGAGCTGATCCAGACCGTGTTCCGGGACAAGGTGCTGCCCTCCGAGCAGGCACGGCGCCAGGCCGCGGCGGCCGCCTCGACCGACGGCGCCGGCACCTGA
- a CDS encoding lipoyl domain-containing protein, which produces MADFIIRIPRVSVAVSEAELTELLVNGGDYVEEGTPIYVIATEKVEQEIEAGASGTVRWTAQTGTTYDIGTEIGVITSS; this is translated from the coding sequence ATGGCTGACTTCATCATCCGAATTCCGCGGGTGTCGGTCGCCGTCTCGGAGGCCGAGCTCACCGAGTTGCTGGTGAACGGCGGCGACTATGTGGAAGAAGGCACCCCGATCTACGTCATCGCCACCGAGAAGGTGGAACAGGAAATCGAAGCCGGCGCATCGGGCACCGTGCGGTGGACGGCGCAGACTGGAACAACTTACGACATCGGCACCGAAATCGGCGTCATCACCTCATCCTGA
- a CDS encoding alpha-ketoacid dehydrogenase subunit beta: MEEKEMTMREALNLALDQALQADDRVFLLGEDIADPGASGPTAGLSTKYGHERVLDTPISEAAILGAAIGAAIDGLLPVAEIMIMDFIGIAADQLINNAAKLRFMTAGRTTAPITVRTQVYAGLATGATHSQSLEAWFMHIPGMKVIVPSTPRDGKGLLTSAIFDEDPCLFVETIRLQGRKGPVPLDPGFAIPLGQADIKRPGTDVSLISYGRAVHDALAAAATLAEQGVSAEVVDLRTLLPLDVDTIVESARRTRRVVIVHDAIQFAGPGAEIAAILSSELFGELAAPIQRIGARFVPNPAAAGLEAQVYPAPARIVAAAQLTLEKAKAHG, from the coding sequence ATGGAAGAAAAAGAGATGACGATGCGCGAGGCGCTCAACCTCGCGCTGGACCAAGCGCTGCAAGCCGACGACCGGGTCTTCCTGCTGGGTGAGGACATCGCCGACCCCGGCGCGTCGGGCCCTACCGCGGGGCTGTCGACGAAGTACGGGCACGAGCGGGTGCTGGACACGCCGATCTCGGAGGCCGCGATCCTCGGCGCGGCGATCGGCGCCGCGATCGACGGCCTGCTGCCGGTGGCCGAGATCATGATCATGGACTTCATCGGTATCGCCGCCGACCAGTTGATCAACAACGCCGCCAAGTTGCGGTTCATGACCGCGGGCCGGACGACGGCGCCGATCACCGTCCGGACGCAGGTGTACGCGGGGCTGGCCACCGGCGCCACGCACTCGCAGTCCCTGGAAGCGTGGTTCATGCACATTCCCGGGATGAAGGTCATCGTGCCGTCCACTCCGCGGGACGGCAAAGGCCTGCTCACCTCGGCCATCTTCGATGAAGACCCGTGCCTGTTCGTCGAGACGATCCGGCTGCAGGGACGTAAGGGCCCGGTCCCGCTGGATCCGGGGTTCGCGATTCCGTTGGGACAGGCCGATATCAAGCGGCCCGGCACCGATGTCAGCCTGATCAGTTACGGCCGCGCGGTGCACGACGCGCTGGCGGCGGCGGCCACTCTTGCCGAACAGGGGGTCAGCGCCGAGGTGGTCGATCTGCGCACCCTGCTCCCGCTCGACGTCGACACCATCGTCGAATCCGCCCGTCGCACCAGGCGAGTCGTGATCGTGCACGACGCGATCCAGTTCGCCGGCCCGGGAGCCGAGATCGCCGCCATCCTGTCGTCGGAACTGTTCGGCGAACTGGCCGCGCCCATCCAGCGGATCGGAGCCAGGTTCGTGCCCAACCCGGCCGCGGCCGGCCTGGAGGCCCAGGTCTACCCGGCGCCGGCCCGCATCGTCGCGGCCGCGCAACTCACCCTGGAGAAGGCGAAAGCGCATGGCTGA
- a CDS encoding thiamine pyrophosphate-dependent dehydrogenase E1 component subunit alpha, protein MALMKTADDRLSKGIGTGEFMCVYWPSRGQEAIAAAMGVALRDDDQLVTTYRGLHDLIGKGVPLEEIYGEMMGRVVGAGRGKGGTMHIANPDKGVMLSTGIVGAGPPVAVGLAMAGKRKGLERVTVVSFGDGATNTGSFHEAANMAALWDLPLVFVCQNNLYAEMTPTTDTMKIAQVADRAAGYGMPGVRVDGNDPLAVQAVLVQALERARGGGGPTFIECVTFRFRGHYFGDRMPYIPKDQLAEALAADPVPRFRSHLEAAGICSADELDRIDAEAQAAVETALRTVLSADPPSIDELDRDVYATPIKFPG, encoded by the coding sequence ATGGCGTTGATGAAGACGGCTGACGACCGGCTGTCCAAGGGCATCGGCACCGGGGAGTTCATGTGCGTGTACTGGCCGTCGCGCGGACAGGAAGCCATCGCGGCGGCGATGGGTGTGGCACTGCGGGACGACGACCAACTGGTCACCACCTACCGGGGGCTGCATGATCTGATCGGCAAGGGCGTTCCGCTGGAAGAGATCTACGGCGAGATGATGGGCCGTGTCGTCGGGGCCGGCCGCGGCAAGGGCGGCACCATGCACATCGCCAACCCCGATAAGGGCGTGATGCTCTCGACCGGCATCGTCGGAGCCGGTCCCCCGGTGGCCGTCGGACTGGCCATGGCCGGCAAACGTAAAGGCCTGGAACGGGTTACGGTCGTCAGCTTCGGTGACGGCGCCACCAACACCGGCTCGTTCCACGAGGCCGCCAACATGGCCGCCCTGTGGGACCTGCCGCTGGTCTTCGTCTGCCAGAACAATCTGTACGCCGAGATGACGCCGACGACGGACACCATGAAGATCGCGCAGGTAGCCGACCGCGCCGCGGGTTACGGGATGCCTGGGGTCCGCGTCGACGGCAACGACCCGCTGGCGGTGCAGGCAGTCCTGGTGCAGGCGCTGGAGCGGGCCCGCGGTGGCGGCGGACCCACCTTCATCGAGTGCGTGACCTTCCGGTTCCGCGGCCACTACTTCGGCGACCGGATGCCCTACATCCCCAAAGACCAGCTCGCCGAGGCGCTGGCGGCCGACCCGGTCCCGCGGTTCCGCAGTCACCTGGAGGCGGCGGGGATATGCAGCGCGGACGAACTCGACCGCATCGACGCCGAGGCGCAGGCGGCCGTCGAGACCGCGCTTCGCACGGTTCTCAGTGCCGATCCACCGTCGATCGACGAACTGGACCGGGATGTGTACGCGACCCCGATCAAGTTCCCCGGGTGA
- a CDS encoding mycofactocin-coupled SDR family oxidoreductase: MGRVAGKVAVVSGAARGQGRSHARMLAAEGADIIGIDLCDDIETNEYPLARPEDLEETGRLVEKEGQRFHSVVADVRDRAALSAAIDDGVAELGHLDIVVANAGICPLTAGLPPQAFADAVDVDLGGVLNLVHSSLKHLHAGASIIVIGSNAAFMSSMNTTGIDGGPGGAGYAFAKIAAAHYVNDFARALAPFSIRMNAVHPTNVNTDMLHSAPMYRAFRPDLANPTREDAEPIFPLVQAMPVPYVEPEDISEAVLFLASDAARYITGQQLRVDAGGFLKVKPWSGS, translated from the coding sequence GTGGGCCGAGTAGCCGGGAAAGTGGCTGTCGTAAGCGGGGCGGCGCGGGGTCAGGGCCGATCCCATGCGCGGATGCTGGCGGCCGAGGGTGCCGACATCATCGGGATCGACCTCTGCGACGACATCGAGACCAACGAGTACCCGCTGGCGCGGCCGGAGGATCTCGAAGAGACCGGACGGTTGGTGGAGAAGGAAGGCCAACGCTTCCATTCCGTGGTCGCCGACGTCCGGGACCGGGCCGCGCTGTCGGCCGCCATCGACGACGGCGTCGCCGAGCTGGGCCATCTGGACATCGTGGTTGCCAACGCAGGCATCTGCCCGCTGACCGCGGGGCTGCCGCCGCAGGCCTTCGCCGATGCCGTCGACGTCGATCTCGGCGGCGTGCTGAACCTGGTGCACAGCAGCCTCAAACACCTGCACGCCGGCGCGTCCATCATCGTGATCGGATCCAACGCCGCCTTCATGTCGTCGATGAACACCACCGGTATCGACGGCGGCCCCGGCGGAGCCGGCTATGCCTTCGCGAAAATCGCTGCGGCACACTATGTGAACGACTTCGCGCGGGCACTGGCACCGTTCTCCATCCGGATGAACGCGGTGCACCCCACCAATGTGAACACCGACATGCTGCACAGCGCGCCGATGTACCGGGCGTTCCGGCCCGACCTGGCCAACCCGACCCGGGAAGACGCCGAGCCCATTTTTCCGTTGGTACAGGCGATGCCCGTGCCCTACGTGGAACCGGAGGATATCAGCGAAGCCGTGCTGTTCCTGGCCTCCGACGCGGCGCGCTACATCACCGGCCAGCAGCTGCGGGTCGACGCCGGCGGATTCCTCAAGGTCAAACCCTGGTCAGGCTCCTAA
- a CDS encoding CaiB/BaiF CoA transferase family protein gives MAGMLSGVRVVELASWTYVPSAGVALADWGADVIKVEGVSSGDPGRALVVGGFTRQAARADVDFILELSNRGKRSIAIDIKTDTGRELFGRLLASADVFLTNWLPGALERARLTVEDIRSFNPRIIIARGTGLGVRGPDRDGGGFDAATYLARGGVAYTLTPFGTENPAVQGPAFGDLQGGATLAGGVCAALFHRERTGEPSIVDSSLLAQAMWAIAPSISVADLFDIDGIPGAPPGLAINPLVARYKTKDDRWIQLVFLQPDKFWAGFCRRMGLPELVNDERFVPSANLIANATEATAIFANAFAAHDLAHWRQVLRDEPGVWGALATPRETLNDPQVEPNGYVVTNVDDQGEKYRIVAAPVQFDETPPGPSRAPEHGQHTEEILLELDVDWDQIAHAKDVKAIL, from the coding sequence ATGGCGGGCATGCTCAGCGGTGTTCGGGTGGTCGAACTGGCGTCCTGGACGTACGTTCCGTCCGCCGGAGTCGCACTGGCGGACTGGGGCGCCGACGTCATCAAGGTGGAAGGCGTCAGTTCCGGTGATCCCGGACGGGCCTTGGTCGTTGGCGGTTTCACCCGCCAGGCCGCGCGCGCCGATGTCGACTTCATTCTGGAGCTGAGCAACCGGGGGAAGCGCAGCATCGCCATCGACATCAAGACCGACACGGGCCGCGAGTTGTTCGGTCGGCTGCTGGCTTCGGCGGATGTCTTCCTGACGAACTGGCTGCCCGGTGCGCTGGAGCGGGCCAGGCTGACGGTTGAGGACATCCGCTCGTTCAACCCCCGGATCATCATCGCCAGGGGCACCGGACTTGGCGTGCGCGGTCCGGATCGCGACGGCGGCGGCTTCGACGCGGCGACCTACCTGGCCCGCGGTGGCGTGGCGTACACGCTGACACCCTTCGGCACCGAGAACCCGGCGGTGCAGGGCCCCGCGTTCGGTGACCTGCAGGGTGGGGCGACGCTGGCCGGCGGGGTGTGCGCCGCTCTGTTTCACCGCGAGCGGACCGGCGAGCCGAGCATCGTGGACTCTTCCCTGCTGGCGCAGGCGATGTGGGCCATCGCACCGTCGATCTCGGTCGCGGATCTGTTCGATATCGACGGAATCCCTGGCGCGCCACCGGGATTGGCCATCAACCCGCTGGTGGCGCGTTACAAGACCAAGGACGACAGATGGATTCAGCTGGTCTTCCTGCAACCCGATAAATTCTGGGCCGGCTTCTGCCGCCGAATGGGTCTGCCGGAGTTGGTCAACGATGAACGATTCGTGCCGTCGGCCAACCTGATCGCCAACGCCACCGAGGCAACCGCCATCTTCGCCAATGCCTTTGCCGCACATGACCTCGCGCACTGGCGGCAGGTCCTGCGTGACGAACCGGGAGTGTGGGGTGCGCTGGCGACACCGCGCGAGACGCTCAACGACCCGCAGGTGGAACCCAACGGGTATGTGGTCACCAACGTCGACGACCAGGGCGAGAAGTACCGGATCGTCGCCGCCCCAGTGCAATTCGACGAAACCCCGCCGGGCCCCAGCCGGGCACCGGAACACGGCCAGCACACCGAGGAAATTTTGCTTGAATTGGATGTGGACTGGGATCAGATCGCGCACGCCAAGGACGTCAAAGCCATCCTCTGA
- a CDS encoding amino acid deaminase/aldolase yields the protein MNAAHQPPPQGQVRLDTQGRLQRYEEAFADLDAPFAFLDLDAMWSNAAQLLARAGGKPIRVASKSLRCRPIQREILDSNQRFNGLMTFTLRETLWLAGHGFRNLLLAYPSTDRAALRELGEITAADPDGAPVVMVDCVEHLDLIESATNQPVRLCLDLDAGYWPAGGRVKIGPKRSPLHTPEQARALAEEIARRARLRLVALMSYEGHIAGFGDHVAGKPVQNALVGLMQRRSIAELRERRARAVELVRDVAELEIVNAGGTGDLQWVAQEPAMTEATAGSGFYAPTLFDSYSSFTLQPAAIFALPVSRRPDEQTVTALGGGYLASGVGAKDRMPTPYLPEGLALNSMEGTGEVQTPLTGDAARSLKIGDKVYFRHTKAGELCERFDRLHLVRGAAIVDTVPTYRGEGCTFL from the coding sequence GTGAATGCCGCCCACCAGCCACCACCGCAGGGGCAGGTCAGGCTCGATACCCAGGGCCGACTGCAGCGCTACGAGGAGGCATTCGCCGATCTCGATGCGCCGTTCGCATTCCTCGATCTCGACGCGATGTGGAGCAACGCCGCCCAGCTTCTTGCCCGCGCCGGCGGCAAGCCCATTCGCGTCGCATCAAAGTCGCTGCGGTGCAGGCCGATTCAACGGGAGATCCTCGACTCGAATCAGCGCTTCAACGGGCTGATGACCTTTACGCTGCGTGAAACCCTGTGGCTGGCCGGCCACGGATTCCGCAATCTCCTGCTCGCCTACCCGAGTACGGACCGCGCGGCGCTGCGCGAGCTGGGCGAGATCACCGCCGCAGACCCCGACGGTGCGCCGGTAGTGATGGTCGACTGCGTCGAGCATCTCGACCTGATCGAGAGCGCGACCAACCAGCCGGTGCGGCTGTGCCTGGATCTCGACGCCGGATACTGGCCGGCCGGCGGGCGCGTCAAGATCGGCCCCAAGCGCTCCCCGTTGCACACGCCCGAACAGGCACGCGCCCTTGCGGAGGAGATCGCGCGCCGGGCCAGGCTGAGACTCGTCGCGCTGATGTCCTATGAGGGCCACATCGCCGGGTTCGGCGACCACGTCGCCGGCAAGCCTGTGCAGAACGCGCTCGTCGGCCTCATGCAGCGGCGGTCGATCGCAGAGTTGCGGGAGCGCCGTGCCCGTGCCGTGGAGCTCGTCCGGGACGTGGCCGAGCTCGAGATCGTCAACGCCGGCGGCACCGGCGACCTGCAATGGGTTGCCCAGGAACCGGCGATGACCGAGGCGACCGCCGGATCCGGCTTCTATGCGCCAACGCTGTTCGATTCCTACTCATCGTTCACGCTGCAGCCCGCGGCGATCTTCGCGCTGCCGGTGTCCCGGCGACCGGACGAGCAGACGGTCACGGCACTGGGCGGTGGCTATCTGGCCAGCGGCGTCGGCGCCAAGGACCGGATGCCCACCCCCTACCTGCCCGAAGGGCTCGCGCTGAACTCGATGGAGGGGACCGGCGAAGTTCAGACGCCGCTGACCGGCGACGCGGCCCGCAGCCTGAAGATCGGCGACAAGGTCTACTTCCGCCACACCAAGGCCGGCGAGTTGTGCGAACGGTTCGACCGTCTGCACCTGGTTCGCGGCGCGGCAATCGTCGACACGGTCCCGACCTACCGGGGTGAGGGGTGCACGTTCCTCTGA
- a CDS encoding M28 family metallopeptidase, whose product MTAISAGPTEIDTLREVIETLAPIERGAGSPGEYQAAAWIVERLRAAGARQARIEEEQFYDGYPRLHAKLSAVGVAAAAAGLVSRRLRAPAALAGVGAGLAIADDCSNGARVVRKTLHKSRTTWNVVAEAGDPSGEHTVVVCAHHDAAHSGKFFDSKLQEYAVAWFPGIVERVDTSLPNWWPTIFAPALAGLGALRGSRAMMLAGAAVSAIGVAAFTDIARSPIVPGANDNLSAVALLVALAERLRDRPVTGVRVLLVSLGAEEQLQGGIYGFMARHKPELDPERSYFLNFDTVGSPELIMLEGEGTTVMEDYFYRPFRDLVVRAAERAGAPLRRGMRSRNSTDAVLMSRAGYPTACFSSINRHKALSNYHQMSDTPENLVYETVIHAVTVAESVARELVR is encoded by the coding sequence ATGACCGCGATCAGCGCGGGGCCGACCGAAATCGACACCTTGCGCGAAGTGATCGAGACGCTCGCGCCCATCGAGCGGGGCGCCGGCAGCCCGGGTGAATACCAGGCGGCCGCGTGGATCGTCGAGCGGCTGCGGGCCGCCGGAGCGCGGCAGGCGCGCATCGAAGAAGAGCAGTTCTACGACGGCTACCCGCGGCTGCACGCCAAGTTGTCCGCCGTCGGTGTCGCGGCCGCCGCGGCGGGCCTGGTCAGCCGGCGGCTGCGCGCGCCGGCGGCGCTGGCCGGGGTCGGCGCCGGACTGGCCATCGCCGACGACTGCTCCAACGGCGCCCGGGTAGTGCGCAAGACCCTGCACAAATCCCGGACCACCTGGAATGTGGTGGCCGAAGCCGGTGATCCGTCCGGCGAGCACACCGTGGTCGTGTGCGCGCACCACGACGCCGCGCACAGTGGCAAGTTCTTCGACTCCAAACTTCAGGAGTATGCCGTCGCGTGGTTCCCGGGCATCGTCGAACGGGTCGACACCTCCCTGCCCAACTGGTGGCCGACGATCTTCGCGCCCGCGCTGGCCGGTCTCGGGGCCCTGCGCGGCAGCCGCGCCATGATGCTGGCCGGAGCCGCGGTGAGCGCGATCGGCGTGGCCGCATTCACCGACATCGCGCGCAGCCCGATCGTCCCCGGGGCCAACGACAATCTCTCGGCCGTCGCGCTGCTGGTAGCCCTGGCCGAGCGGCTGCGTGACCGGCCCGTCACGGGGGTGCGGGTGCTCCTGGTCTCGCTGGGCGCCGAGGAGCAGTTGCAGGGCGGCATCTACGGTTTCATGGCGCGGCACAAGCCCGAACTCGATCCCGAGCGAAGCTATTTCCTGAACTTCGACACCGTCGGCTCGCCCGAGCTCATCATGCTCGAGGGCGAAGGCACCACCGTCATGGAGGACTACTTCTACCGGCCGTTCCGCGATCTGGTGGTGCGCGCCGCCGAACGCGCCGGGGCGCCACTGCGACGCGGCATGCGATCGCGCAACAGCACCGACGCCGTGCTGATGAGCCGCGCGGGTTACCCCACGGCGTGCTTCTCCTCGATCAACCGCCACAAGGCGCTGTCCAACTATCACCAAATGTCGGATACGCCAGAAAATCTGGTGTATGAGACCGTGATTCACGCAGTCACGGTCGCGGAATCGGTAGCACGGGAGCTGGTGCGATGA